The genomic stretch GGGTGGTGGCCCCGGCATCTATGTCGTTAATAGTGGATGTGTATTGTGGTTCAGTGGGCAAGTCACGCCGCCATCACTTGGCTGATACGCCGCTCCATCTCTTCATGAAAGGCATCAACACGCTCGGCAATTGTGCGGATCAGAGCCTCGTCTCGGTAAGCACGCTTCACAAACAGCGGCATACCCGGCCAGTAGCTCACAAAGTCGATCCACTCCCGTTCACTGACCCAGAGCCCACCCTGGCATTGGGGCACGTGTTCGTCGGGTATTTCCCCACTGAGCAGCACCTCAATCTGGAACTTGGGCAGCTTGGTCTTGATCTCCAACAGGCCGTTTTTGCCAATCAAGCTATCCGGTGAGTAGCCTACGTTGTGGTTGAGGATCAGGCCCACTTCTTTAGGCTTCGGTGCGCCGGTCATATCGCGATACAGCGAGCGGGCGACGCTCTCTAGCTCCTGCCCCCGCTTGGTGTGGGCATTGCCTTGAAACGGCTCGGCCAGCTCACCGGTCATGCGCTCGCCGATCAACTGATGCATGTAGGTAATGGCTCCAGTCCCTAACCCACCGGGGCCTTTACCATTCACCAGCAGCGCCTTGAGTTCTGACATGGTGACGCGCCCAAGACGCGCCGCCAGCCACTCGGGCGACCCTTGTGGCATGGTGAGTATCTTCATAACGCCTCCTGTAGGCGATGAGAGATCGGGCTGAGACGCGATTGCTATTTCACGGCTCGCTTGGTGAGGGATGCGCGGAGCTTGTCGAAATCTGCCTGAGGCACCTGAACCGCAACGCCGTATTTGCCGCTGAACCACTCTTGGGTAGTGGCTGGGCATTGGCTGATCAAACGCTGAATCTGCCCCGCTTGAAAGGCCGTAACCCTCTTTACAGCTGCTCGTGTGCTGGTCTGACCATTATCGTCTTGCCCGCGTGTGGTGATGTTGAGCAAGGCGCACAGTACGTAGCGCTTGCCGTAGCTGGTGGACGAACCAAAGGCCTGGACCGCGTTTTTGTTACCGCTCATGTCTGCAGGCAGCAGCATGCTGGTCTCTTCCCGGTGGCCGTCCTTGTGCATCAGCACGCCCGTCACTTGAATGCCGCGTTCCTGTGTCTGAATACGGAAGCTCACTGCGAAGCCGTGTTTTTGCAGGATGGGCCTCACGGTATCGACAATGTCTTCCAGCGTGGCATAGCAGCCGTTATTGGTTTGGCCACGCTCTTCAATGCTGGGCAACTCGGTCTGCATCGCTGCCATAGCAGCGCTGTAGGCCATCATGGCCTGGCGGTCCATCACGCGCTCCTGCATTTGCAGCAGGCGCTCCATCTTGTCGATATCGACATCCGGGTTAAGCGCCGCGCGCTCGATCACTTGGATAATGGCTGTACTATCAGCCGTCGGATGCGCTTCTAGCGCCGCTGAGTTTGGGGAGTGCTGAGCGTTGGCGTCTGCTTGAATGGAAGGTACTGGGCCTTTTTGGGAAGACGCATTTACTACATGAGTACGCTGTGCCATGGGGCACCTCCTTTTACGTGAAGAGGGAAATGCGGGCTAGTCAGCCCTGTTCATGGGGTGTGTCATTTAACGGGCGCAGGAACGTCGGGTAAGTGACGCGCAATGTCTGCGGGATCGATACGCTCCAGGCGTAT from Halomonas meridiana encodes the following:
- a CDS encoding lambda exonuclease family protein, with protein sequence MKILTMPQGSPEWLAARLGRVTMSELKALLVNGKGPGGLGTGAITYMHQLIGERMTGELAEPFQGNAHTKRGQELESVARSLYRDMTGAPKPKEVGLILNHNVGYSPDSLIGKNGLLEIKTKLPKFQIEVLLSGEIPDEHVPQCQGGLWVSEREWIDFVSYWPGMPLFVKRAYRDEALIRTIAERVDAFHEEMERRISQVMAA
- a CDS encoding ERF family protein codes for the protein MAQRTHVVNASSQKGPVPSIQADANAQHSPNSAALEAHPTADSTAIIQVIERAALNPDVDIDKMERLLQMQERVMDRQAMMAYSAAMAAMQTELPSIEERGQTNNGCYATLEDIVDTVRPILQKHGFAVSFRIQTQERGIQVTGVLMHKDGHREETSMLLPADMSGNKNAVQAFGSSTSYGKRYVLCALLNITTRGQDDNGQTSTRAAVKRVTAFQAGQIQRLISQCPATTQEWFSGKYGVAVQVPQADFDKLRASLTKRAVK